The Pseudomonas azotoformans genome has a segment encoding these proteins:
- a CDS encoding OprD family porin — MNHKTCLALAVSLGAAQQAAASGFIDDSKASLDLRNFYYNQDTRNAKAASDKEWGQAFMFNYQSGFTEGTVGLGVDLQEWYGLRLDASGRAGKAGADNTPGSVFPLDDGKAAHDFSKTGVTGKMRIAQTQLKAGSLMPKLPILTTEDGRLLPQTFRGYQVESRDFKDVNLIAGKIEQVMDRNSSNGQGLSIAGANDPIKGKASNQFYYGGVDYAVSKQLQVQYYYASLENFYQQHFLGLVHNWQLPVGQLKSDLRYFYSTADGKNGSAAGRGEGYVSSGYYGPGVNAGKVDNRLWSAMFTYALSGHSLSLGYQKTSGQSDFPHINQGQGRSLYLITNSQSLKFVNAGEQATVGSYAYDFASLGVPGLRSSVTYLHGSHIRTASRDNSEWERDLRLDYVIPTGTLKGLGFTWRSAVLRGNDTADKDETRLIVSYSIPLL; from the coding sequence ATGAACCACAAGACTTGCCTGGCGCTCGCCGTCTCCCTCGGCGCCGCGCAGCAGGCGGCTGCGTCGGGTTTTATCGACGACAGCAAAGCCAGCCTCGACCTGCGCAATTTCTATTACAACCAGGACACCCGCAACGCCAAGGCCGCCTCGGACAAGGAGTGGGGCCAGGCCTTCATGTTCAATTACCAGTCGGGTTTCACCGAGGGCACGGTCGGCCTGGGCGTGGATCTGCAAGAATGGTACGGCTTGCGCCTGGACGCTTCGGGCCGGGCGGGCAAGGCCGGCGCAGACAACACCCCCGGCAGCGTCTTCCCGCTGGACGATGGCAAGGCTGCCCATGACTTCAGCAAGACCGGCGTCACCGGCAAGATGCGGATCGCCCAGACCCAACTCAAGGCCGGCAGCCTGATGCCCAAGCTGCCCATCCTGACCACCGAAGACGGTCGCCTGTTGCCCCAGACCTTCCGGGGGTATCAAGTGGAGTCCAGGGACTTCAAGGACGTCAACCTGATTGCCGGCAAGATCGAGCAGGTGATGGACCGTAACTCCAGCAATGGCCAAGGCCTGTCGATTGCCGGTGCCAACGACCCCATCAAAGGCAAGGCGAGCAACCAGTTCTATTACGGCGGCGTGGACTACGCCGTCAGCAAGCAGTTGCAGGTGCAGTACTACTACGCGAGCCTCGAGAATTTCTACCAGCAGCATTTCCTCGGTTTGGTGCACAACTGGCAACTGCCGGTGGGCCAACTCAAGAGCGACCTGCGGTATTTCTACAGCACCGCCGACGGCAAGAATGGCAGCGCTGCCGGGCGCGGCGAAGGTTACGTCAGCTCGGGTTACTACGGTCCGGGCGTCAATGCGGGCAAGGTCGACAACCGCCTGTGGAGCGCGATGTTCACCTATGCCTTGAGTGGGCACTCGCTGAGCCTCGGCTACCAGAAAACCAGCGGGCAAAGTGACTTCCCGCACATCAACCAGGGCCAGGGCCGCTCCCTGTACCTGATCACCAATTCCCAGTCGCTGAAGTTCGTGAATGCCGGTGAGCAGGCCACCGTTGGCAGCTACGCCTATGACTTTGCCAGCCTTGGCGTGCCGGGGCTGCGCTCCAGCGTGACCTACCTGCACGGCAGCCATATCCGCACCGCGAGCCGCGACAATAGTGAATGGGAGCGCGACTTGCGCCTGGATTACGTGATCCCCACCGGCACCTTGAAAGGCCTGGGATTTACCTGGCGCAGCGCGGTACTGCGCGGTAACGACACGGCCGACAAGGACGAGACACGGTTGATCGTCAGCTACAGCATCCCGTTGCTCTAG
- a CDS encoding FUSC family protein produces MPSLTDFSRWLTALPWRRGFLEWARTDGVMWVYLFKVLIASYLALWLAMRLELPQPSTAITTVFIVMQPFSGHVLAKSVYRVIGTLVGSAFMVLLMALFAQSTELFLSGLALWVGVCSCGAARNRHFRAYGFVLAGYTAVMVGLPVVGHPEQVFMAAVWRVLEITLGVLCATLVSATLLPNTAGAALRNTLYQRFGRFAAFVLSGLRGSHDQAAFEASNLRFIAEAVGLEGLRSVSVFEDPALRRRKGRLDRLNVEFMAITTRFNALHQLLDRLQVRGATAVLNAVDPGLVALVKVLEPFAGQVLTDLDAAHLSARLQRYTQGLPMQIRHLRAELLRAHPHADDWLDFHTACELLYRFADELHRYAQTHASLADHHPVRERWAEPFQPQTNWLAAVAAGLRAGLVLLVLCALWIATAWPSGAAMTLVSALTVGLSAFSTNPRRMSFQIACGTLAAAVIGIFEVFFVYPQIDGFPLLCLVIAPVIMLGSFLLAKPQWAGYGLGMLVFFGTSSIPGNPTLYNPYGLINDYLAMVFGMLVCAAAGAIILPPNSPWLWRRLEQDLRRRVVFAINAPLPALGSGFESGTRDLLNQAHGLSAGQPQVQHRLLRWTFVVLDVGHAIIELRREQAQLPTLACYAESTAWRQAVRSMGRALVRLFLKPEHKPWRRALAAVEQAIECVQHSVEPFEAHFETSALRRVESYLHFIRTSLLDTRSPFAGLLPKLKK; encoded by the coding sequence GTGCCATCACTCACTGATTTTTCGCGCTGGCTGACAGCGCTGCCCTGGCGTCGGGGTTTCCTGGAATGGGCGCGCACCGATGGGGTGATGTGGGTCTACCTGTTCAAGGTGCTGATCGCGTCGTACCTCGCGCTGTGGCTGGCGATGCGCCTGGAATTGCCGCAGCCCAGCACCGCGATTACCACGGTGTTTATCGTGATGCAGCCGTTCAGCGGGCATGTCCTGGCCAAGAGCGTTTATCGCGTAATCGGCACCTTGGTGGGGTCGGCGTTCATGGTGTTGTTGATGGCCCTGTTTGCCCAAAGCACCGAGCTGTTCCTGAGTGGCCTGGCGTTGTGGGTGGGCGTGTGTTCGTGTGGTGCGGCGCGCAATCGTCACTTTCGTGCCTATGGGTTTGTGTTGGCGGGGTACACGGCGGTCATGGTCGGCTTGCCGGTGGTGGGGCACCCGGAGCAGGTGTTCATGGCGGCGGTCTGGCGTGTGCTGGAAATTACCCTCGGCGTGCTGTGCGCCACCTTGGTCAGCGCAACGCTGTTGCCCAATACGGCAGGCGCCGCCCTGCGCAATACCCTCTATCAGCGCTTCGGCCGCTTCGCCGCATTTGTGCTGAGTGGGCTGCGCGGCAGCCACGACCAGGCGGCATTCGAGGCCAGCAACCTGCGCTTCATTGCCGAAGCAGTGGGCCTGGAAGGGTTGCGCAGCGTCAGCGTGTTCGAAGACCCTGCACTGCGCCGACGCAAGGGCCGGCTTGATCGCCTCAATGTCGAGTTCATGGCCATCACCACACGCTTCAATGCCCTGCATCAGTTGCTGGACCGCTTGCAGGTGCGCGGTGCCACGGCAGTGCTGAACGCCGTCGACCCGGGCCTGGTTGCGTTGGTCAAGGTGCTGGAACCGTTCGCCGGCCAGGTACTGACGGACCTGGATGCGGCGCACCTGTCGGCACGGCTGCAACGCTACACGCAGGGGTTGCCGATGCAGATCCGTCACCTGCGCGCCGAGCTGTTGCGCGCCCATCCCCACGCCGACGATTGGCTGGACTTTCACACGGCGTGCGAGCTGCTCTATCGCTTCGCCGACGAGTTGCACCGCTACGCCCAGACCCATGCATCCCTGGCCGACCATCACCCCGTGCGTGAGCGCTGGGCCGAGCCTTTCCAACCCCAGACCAATTGGCTGGCGGCGGTGGCGGCAGGCCTGCGTGCAGGGCTGGTATTGCTGGTGTTGTGTGCCCTGTGGATCGCCACCGCCTGGCCCAGCGGCGCGGCAATGACTCTGGTGTCTGCGCTGACGGTGGGGCTGTCAGCATTCTCCACCAACCCCCGGCGGATGTCGTTCCAGATTGCCTGCGGGACGCTGGCAGCGGCGGTGATCGGCATTTTCGAAGTGTTCTTCGTTTACCCGCAGATCGATGGGTTCCCCTTGCTGTGCCTGGTGATTGCGCCGGTGATCATGCTCGGTTCGTTTCTGCTGGCCAAGCCGCAATGGGCGGGCTACGGCCTGGGCATGCTGGTGTTTTTCGGCACCAGTTCGATACCCGGCAACCCCACGCTCTACAACCCTTATGGCCTGATCAACGACTACCTCGCCATGGTGTTTGGCATGCTGGTGTGCGCGGCAGCCGGGGCGATCATCCTGCCGCCCAACAGTCCGTGGTTGTGGCGTCGGCTGGAACAGGACCTGCGCCGCCGCGTCGTGTTCGCCATCAACGCGCCTTTGCCGGCGCTGGGCTCAGGCTTCGAAAGCGGCACGCGTGATCTCTTGAACCAGGCCCATGGCTTGTCGGCCGGCCAGCCCCAGGTGCAACACCGCCTGCTGCGCTGGACCTTTGTGGTGCTGGACGTGGGCCACGCGATTATCGAGCTGCGCCGCGAACAGGCGCAACTGCCGACGCTGGCCTGCTACGCCGAGTCCACCGCTTGGCGCCAAGCAGTGCGCAGCATGGGGCGGGCGTTGGTTCGCCTGTTCCTGAAGCCGGAGCATAAGCCATGGCGGCGTGCATTGGCCGCCGTGGAACAGGCGATCGAGTGTGTGCAGCACAGCGTAGAACCGTTCGAGGCGCACTTCGAAACCTCGGCGTTGCGCCGGGTGGAAAGCTATCTGCATTTCATCCGCACCTCGCTGCTGGATACACGCTCGCCGTTCGCCGGATTGTTACCCAAACTGAAAAAGTGA
- a CDS encoding LysR family transcriptional regulator, producing MDILQNMRIFRCVAEAGSFTSAALRLKTNTTHVSRSISNLEAHLRTRLFNRTTRRIALTESGQRYLLRCEQILHSIEEAEVEAGDAHTRPIGQLKVHSMTGIGQHYVVDAIARYRQHYPDVTFNLSMSNRMPDLVHEGFDVSIVLAIDLPDSSHVSQKLGTTYSIVCASPSYVKNHGIAQVPKDLLDHACLRLVSPVIPLEDWTFDGPNGKENVIITHSPFLVDSVDAMKTAISNDMGIGILPVHAAIKGLRSGSLVRVLPDYRLEELSLYAIYPSRHYLDAKIKTWVEYLRSSLPEVLADHKAVLKTRVPLSVVES from the coding sequence ATGGACATTCTGCAGAACATGCGCATCTTCCGTTGCGTCGCCGAAGCCGGCAGTTTCACCAGCGCGGCCTTGCGCCTGAAGACCAACACCACCCACGTTTCGCGCTCGATCTCCAACCTGGAGGCCCACCTGCGCACGCGCCTGTTCAATCGCACCACGCGCCGCATTGCCCTCACCGAATCCGGGCAACGCTACCTGCTGCGGTGCGAGCAGATCCTGCATTCGATCGAAGAAGCCGAAGTGGAAGCCGGCGATGCCCACACCCGTCCTATCGGCCAGCTCAAGGTGCATTCGATGACGGGCATCGGCCAGCATTACGTCGTGGACGCCATCGCCCGTTACCGCCAACACTATCCGGACGTGACCTTCAACCTGAGCATGAGCAACCGTATGCCCGACCTGGTGCACGAAGGTTTCGACGTGTCCATCGTGCTGGCCATTGACCTGCCGGACTCCAGCCATGTTTCGCAAAAACTCGGGACGACCTACAGCATCGTCTGCGCATCGCCCTCCTACGTGAAGAATCATGGCATCGCGCAAGTTCCCAAGGACCTGCTCGACCACGCCTGCCTGCGTCTGGTCAGCCCCGTGATCCCCCTGGAGGACTGGACGTTCGACGGTCCCAACGGCAAGGAAAACGTCATCATCACCCACTCGCCGTTCCTGGTGGACTCGGTCGACGCGATGAAGACCGCGATCAGCAATGACATGGGTATCGGCATTCTGCCGGTGCACGCCGCGATCAAGGGCTTGCGCAGCGGCAGCCTGGTCCGCGTACTGCCCGACTACCGCCTGGAAGAACTCAGCCTGTACGCCATTTACCCTTCCCGGCATTACCTGGATGCCAAGATCAAGACCTGGGTGGAATACCTGCGCAGCTCCCTGCCGGAAGTGCTCGCCGACCATAAGGCCGTGCTGAAAACCCGCGTGCCGCTCAGCGTTGTCGAGTCATAA
- a CDS encoding SDR family NAD(P)-dependent oxidoreductase, which translates to MSNEFNQRLAVVTGASSGIGLAVTQRLLERGAKVVAMSRQWGGLGELAETFGEQLSWLSGDVTKAADLARLAQLAASIGPVDCLVPNAGIAQLADGLDLAAFDRQWAVNGAGALNTLGSLRGQLAAQASVVFIGTFLEQVTFPGLAAYIASKAALRAQVRTLAVELAPHGIRLNMVSPGPTATPIWSTLGLNDESLGSVAKTVNARLLDGQFLEPGAVADVILFQLSQGARSVFGQDWVVDGGYTLR; encoded by the coding sequence ATGAGCAATGAATTCAACCAACGCCTTGCCGTCGTCACCGGCGCCAGTTCCGGTATCGGCCTGGCCGTGACCCAGCGCCTGCTCGAACGCGGTGCGAAGGTGGTAGCGATGTCGCGTCAATGGGGTGGGCTCGGCGAGCTGGCCGAGACGTTTGGCGAGCAGTTGTCGTGGCTCAGCGGGGATGTGACCAAGGCTGCCGACCTGGCACGCCTGGCGCAATTGGCAGCATCGATCGGCCCCGTGGATTGCCTGGTGCCAAACGCGGGGATTGCACAGCTGGCCGACGGGCTCGACCTGGCGGCGTTTGACCGACAATGGGCGGTCAACGGGGCCGGCGCGCTGAACACCCTGGGCAGCCTGCGCGGGCAGTTGGCAGCGCAGGCGTCGGTCGTGTTCATCGGGACGTTCCTGGAGCAAGTGACCTTTCCCGGATTGGCCGCCTACATTGCCTCAAAAGCCGCGTTGCGGGCCCAGGTTCGCACCCTTGCGGTGGAGCTGGCGCCCCACGGCATTCGGCTGAACATGGTCTCGCCCGGCCCGACCGCCACCCCGATCTGGAGCACGCTGGGGCTCAATGACGAGTCACTCGGCTCCGTGGCGAAGACCGTCAACGCAAGGCTGCTCGACGGGCAGTTCCTGGAGCCCGGCGCGGTGGCCGATGTGATCCTGTTCCAGCTGAGCCAAGGCGCACGCAGCGTATTCGGCCAGGACTGGGTGGTGGACGGCGGGTATACCTTGCGCTGA